The following coding sequences lie in one Calidithermus timidus DSM 17022 genomic window:
- a CDS encoding four helix bundle protein, whose product MTEPYPSYFGFEDLEVYELSLEFIAEVYRLSQSFLRAEQFGFLAKASRIKGKLNALAGALDSA is encoded by the coding sequence ATGACCGAACCATATCCAAGCTATTTCGGCTTCGAAGACCTCGAGGTCTATGAGCTTAGCCTGGAATTCATCGCTGAGGTCTACCGGCTGAGCCAGAGCTTCCTTCGAGCCGAGCAGTTCGGCTTCCTGGCCAAGGCCAGCCGGATCAAGGGTAAGCTCAACGCGCTGGCAGGAGCACTCGATAGCGCCTAA
- the lpdA gene encoding dihydrolipoyl dehydrogenase yields MSTVYDVIVIGTGPGGYHAAIRAAQLGKKVLAVEAEYVGGVCLNVGCIPTKALLHAAEELESIKHGSNFGLEVKDAKIDLKKLGGWRDGIVKRLTGGVSQLFKGNKVELKTGFAKFVGSKTIEVGGERIEGKTFIIATGSEPNTLPGFEVDQKDIIDSTGALRVEDKFPKRLLCIGGGAIGLEFAQVYKRMGAEVTVIEFMGQILPAADPETAGLLAKVLTKQGIAIKTNTKGVKVERKKDGLHVTLEDVKSGKQEEIVVDKILVATGRRPRGKGLGLEAIGVKVDERGYIPTNEKMETNVPGIYAIGDVTRPPLLAHKAMKEGLVAAENAAGGNAVMDYQIPNVVYTSPEWAAVGLTEEEAAKAGYKVKVGKFPLSASGRAMTLDATDGLIKLVGDAETDLLLGVHILGPNASDMIAEAALALEMGATVTDVALTVHAHPTLSEGIMEAAEHLHKQAIHIANR; encoded by the coding sequence ATGTCAACTGTCTACGATGTGATCGTTATCGGCACAGGCCCCGGCGGCTACCACGCGGCGATCCGGGCGGCGCAATTGGGCAAGAAAGTGCTGGCCGTGGAGGCCGAGTACGTGGGCGGGGTCTGCCTCAACGTGGGGTGCATCCCCACCAAGGCCCTACTGCACGCGGCTGAGGAACTCGAGAGCATCAAGCATGGCTCGAACTTCGGACTCGAGGTCAAAGACGCCAAGATCGACCTCAAGAAGCTGGGAGGCTGGCGCGACGGCATCGTCAAGCGGCTCACCGGCGGGGTCTCGCAGCTGTTCAAGGGCAATAAGGTCGAGCTCAAGACCGGTTTCGCCAAGTTCGTAGGTTCCAAGACCATCGAGGTCGGCGGGGAGCGCATCGAGGGCAAGACCTTCATCATCGCCACCGGCTCCGAGCCCAACACCCTGCCCGGCTTCGAGGTGGATCAAAAAGACATCATCGACTCCACGGGCGCGCTGCGGGTGGAGGACAAGTTCCCCAAGCGCCTGCTGTGCATCGGGGGCGGGGCGATCGGCCTCGAGTTCGCCCAGGTGTATAAGCGCATGGGGGCCGAGGTCACGGTGATCGAGTTCATGGGCCAGATCCTGCCCGCCGCCGACCCCGAGACCGCGGGCCTCCTCGCCAAGGTGCTCACCAAGCAGGGCATCGCCATCAAGACCAACACCAAAGGCGTAAAGGTCGAGCGCAAGAAAGACGGCCTGCACGTGACGCTCGAGGACGTAAAGTCGGGGAAGCAGGAAGAGATCGTGGTAGATAAGATCCTGGTGGCCACCGGGCGCCGCCCGCGCGGCAAGGGGCTGGGGCTCGAGGCCATCGGCGTCAAGGTGGACGAGCGCGGCTACATCCCCACTAACGAGAAGATGGAGACCAATGTGCCCGGCATCTACGCCATCGGCGACGTGACCCGCCCGCCCCTGCTGGCCCACAAGGCCATGAAGGAGGGCCTCGTCGCCGCTGAGAACGCCGCCGGAGGCAATGCGGTGATGGACTACCAGATCCCCAACGTCGTCTACACCTCCCCCGAGTGGGCCGCCGTGGGCCTGACCGAGGAGGAAGCCGCCAAGGCCGGCTACAAGGTCAAGGTGGGCAAGTTCCCCCTCTCCGCCTCGGGCCGCGCCATGACCCTGGACGCCACCGACGGCCTGATCAAGCTCGTCGGCGACGCCGAGACCGACTTGCTCTTAGGCGTGCACATCCTCGGCCCCAACGCCTCCGACATGATCGCCGAGGCGGCGCTGGCGCTGGAGATGGGTGCTACTGTCACCGACGTTGCCCTCACCGTCCACGCCCACCCCACCCTCTCCGAGGGGATCATGGAGGCGGCAGAGCACCTGCACAAGCAAGCCATCCACATCGCCAACCGCTGA
- a CDS encoding DUF4900 domain-containing protein, which produces MRKSDGIALVVTLVSILVIGGVSALMFSRMLDEMRHSRDNTAVIQTLMLARGGANVAGALLTGPVKDRLQQVVNATSSSTNRWSYGGNGSGSQPDPATVASDLAVVAGQLQTQVDALICGLNPAPASSGATVQVRVYFTGTACGVGLPAGVQLPSGRFVDGAPRGGTGDNTLQQYSLPFVMVSEATQGIYKRNVVLQGEYRFPIGRSSFARYALFTNVHAARGGGDVWFTDRTLFDGPVHTNQYFRFYRNPWFGGEVTSAGCASPGVSSCSGSVTPGASFMSADGSRQTFIAESSMSPNASAPTYRGTQPAFTDGVSWRTSFIRLPDNNDRQRDAANDRGLYFTSNLYSLDLYAADDNGNPLTRDLSGRWQPAATYQYIKACTSSSSCTEYRYADGPSKVLYRKSGSSWVAVQSNFNGVIYVDGNINRLRGPSRVPAISVDSNDAPPAVARFAEITVAARGDIRITRDLKYESPPCSSSPTRNLDGSVTRATCDNLGANNILGIYAQGTSSDPGDVLIGGGNISDGLRAPQNIAIHGVLMSSRGVVGVENYDSLPPSGDVQLLGGIIEYYYGAFGTFNPSTGVFVTGYGRKFTYDQRMLSGKAPPYFPTTELDEVGTPRVISFGQREQVY; this is translated from the coding sequence ATGAGAAAGTCGGACGGCATCGCTTTGGTCGTCACCCTCGTTTCGATCCTGGTTATTGGTGGCGTTTCAGCCCTGATGTTCAGCCGAATGCTCGACGAGATGCGCCACAGCCGGGACAACACCGCGGTCATTCAGACCCTGATGCTCGCACGGGGTGGGGCCAACGTGGCTGGAGCTTTGCTTACGGGCCCTGTAAAGGACCGCTTGCAGCAGGTGGTAAACGCGACCTCGAGCAGCACCAATCGCTGGAGCTACGGGGGGAACGGCAGTGGAAGCCAACCTGATCCCGCTACCGTGGCGAGCGATTTAGCGGTTGTCGCGGGTCAGCTGCAAACTCAAGTTGACGCTCTGATATGCGGCCTCAATCCGGCGCCCGCAAGCTCGGGAGCTACTGTGCAGGTGCGGGTGTACTTCACCGGTACGGCCTGTGGAGTGGGGTTGCCTGCTGGAGTTCAGCTGCCCTCTGGCCGCTTCGTGGATGGGGCTCCAAGGGGTGGCACCGGCGACAACACCCTTCAGCAGTACTCTCTGCCCTTTGTGATGGTTTCCGAAGCTACCCAGGGTATTTACAAGCGCAACGTTGTACTGCAAGGGGAATATCGTTTTCCTATTGGGCGTAGTAGCTTCGCCCGCTATGCGCTGTTTACCAACGTCCATGCTGCCCGTGGTGGTGGGGATGTCTGGTTTACGGACCGGACCCTTTTCGACGGTCCTGTACACACCAACCAGTACTTCCGCTTTTACCGCAACCCCTGGTTCGGGGGCGAGGTGACCAGTGCTGGATGTGCCTCTCCGGGAGTGTCGAGCTGTAGCGGGAGCGTCACCCCCGGGGCGAGTTTCATGTCTGCCGATGGCAGCCGTCAAACCTTTATCGCCGAAAGCTCAATGTCCCCCAACGCCTCTGCCCCAACCTATCGGGGAACCCAGCCTGCATTCACCGACGGTGTGAGCTGGAGAACGAGCTTTATTCGGTTGCCGGACAACAATGATCGTCAACGTGACGCCGCCAATGATCGGGGGCTGTACTTCACAAGCAATCTCTACTCGCTCGATCTCTATGCAGCCGACGACAACGGCAACCCCCTGACCCGCGACCTCTCAGGGCGGTGGCAGCCTGCGGCCACCTATCAGTACATCAAGGCCTGCACCAGCTCGAGCAGTTGCACGGAGTACCGCTACGCGGACGGCCCCAGCAAGGTCCTGTACCGCAAGAGCGGCAGCAGTTGGGTGGCGGTGCAGAGCAACTTCAACGGGGTCATCTACGTCGACGGGAACATCAATCGGTTGCGTGGGCCTAGCCGGGTACCTGCGATCAGCGTCGATTCCAACGATGCTCCCCCCGCCGTGGCACGCTTCGCGGAGATCACCGTGGCGGCCCGAGGCGATATCCGCATCACGCGTGATCTCAAGTACGAGAGTCCGCCATGCAGCTCGAGCCCCACTCGCAATCTGGATGGAAGCGTGACCCGCGCCACCTGTGATAACTTGGGAGCTAACAACATCCTTGGGATTTACGCTCAAGGCACCTCTTCCGATCCGGGTGACGTGCTGATCGGCGGGGGCAATATCTCGGACGGCTTACGTGCTCCTCAAAACATCGCGATACATGGGGTTCTCATGAGCTCTAGGGGCGTTGTTGGAGTTGAGAACTACGATAGCCTTCCACCCTCCGGCGATGTGCAACTGCTGGGCGGGATTATCGAGTACTACTACGGGGCTTTTGGCACCTTCAACCCATCAACCGGGGTTTTTGTTACCGGCTATGGGCGCAAATTCACCTACGACCAGCGCATGTTAAGTGGCAAGGCACCGCCCTACTTTCCCACCACTGAACTCGATGAAGTGGGTACGCCTCGAGTCATCAGCTTCGGGCAGCGCGAGCAGGTCTACTGA